TTGGCTCTACAAGGATAGCTGCTACTTCATGTCCCCATTTATCTAACGCTTCTTTTAAAGTTTCTACATTATTAAATGGAACAGTAATAACTTCTTGGGCGATACTTTGTGGCACGCCAGCTGAATCAGGAATTCCAAGGGTAGAAGGACCAGAGCCAGCTGCTACAAGTACTAAATCGGAATGACCGTGGTAACAACCAGCGAATTTCATAATTTTTGTGCGGCCAGTGTAAGCACGAGCAACACGAATGGTTGTCATAACGGATTCTGTACCAGAGTTTACGAAGCGGACTTTATCTAAAGCGGGCATTGCTTCTTTTAACATTTTTGCGAATTTTACTTCTAATGCTGTTGGAGTACCGTATAGTACGCCGTTTTCAGCTGCTGTTTTAATTGCTTCTGTTACGTGCGGGTGAGCATGTCCAGTAATAATTGGGCCATACGCTGCTAAATAGTCGATATATTTATTTCCATCTACATCCCAGAAATAAGCACCTTTCCCGCGTTCCATTGCAACAGGGGAACCGCCTCCAACTGCTTTAAAAGAGCGAGAAGGACTATTAACACCACCAACGATATGTTCTAACGCTTCTTTATGTAATGCTTCTGATTTCGTGAAATTCACTACAATTCATCTCCTTACAAAAATCTATGTATTATTCTAACATGTTTTTCGAAAAGACGTATTGTTTGTGATAGAAGGAGCAGTTGGGTAAACTATTCGTTGTGACATTTAGGAAGGGGGTCCGATTATGAAATCGGTAATTGAGGTACAAGGGTTACGTAAAGAGTTTACAGCTTATTCAAGTCGTCCGGGCTTAAAGGGTGCGTTTCGCGATTTATTAAATCGTAATTATAAAATAGTGCCAGCAGTAAATGATGTTTCTTTTACTATAAAGCAAGGTGAAATGGTTGGTTATATTGGTGAGAATGGTGCTGGTAAATCAACGACGATTAAAATGCTTACAGGGATTTTGACTCCGACATCAGGACAAATTACAGTGAACGGAATGAATCCACACAAACAGAGAGAAGAATTTGTAAGAACAATCGGTGTTGTGTTTGGGCAGCGTTCGCAGCTTTGGTGGGATATCGCAGTGCAAGAATCATTTCGTTTATTGAAGAAAGTGTACGGTGTATCAGACGCTCAGTATAAGGAACATATGGAACATGTTATTGAAACGTTAGATATCGGTCCTTTATTAGATAAACCGGTACGGAAATTATCTCTTGGTCAAAGAATGCGTTGTGAATTAGCAGCGGCGTTAATTCATAATCCGCCGTTATTATTTTTAGATGAACCAACAATTGGACTAGATGTTCTTGTGAAATTGAAAATACGAGAATTCTTAAAAGAGATGAATGAACGTTATAAAACAACAATTTTATTAACGACACATGACATTACTGATATTGAAGCTTTATGTGAACGCGTCATCATGCTTGATGAAGGAAATATTATGTATGACGGATCTTTAGATAATCTTCGTACACAGTGGGGAGTAGAGAAGGAAATACATTTTCAATTTGTTGCCCCAGTTTCATACCAGGAGTTATCAATGGTTATGCCAGATAGTCATGT
This Bacillus mycoides DNA region includes the following protein-coding sequences:
- a CDS encoding ABC transporter ATP-binding protein is translated as MKSVIEVQGLRKEFTAYSSRPGLKGAFRDLLNRNYKIVPAVNDVSFTIKQGEMVGYIGENGAGKSTTIKMLTGILTPTSGQITVNGMNPHKQREEFVRTIGVVFGQRSQLWWDIAVQESFRLLKKVYGVSDAQYKEHMEHVIETLDIGPLLDKPVRKLSLGQRMRCELAAALIHNPPLLFLDEPTIGLDVLVKLKIREFLKEMNERYKTTILLTTHDITDIEALCERVIMLDEGNIMYDGSLDNLRTQWGVEKEIHFQFVAPVSYQELSMVMPDSHVVWSKAKEENAWVAKIPNEEVIISMLISKVVQAFQIKDLKINEVSTEEIIRNIYEEGIMHG